From Arcticibacter tournemirensis, one genomic window encodes:
- a CDS encoding SusC/RagA family TonB-linked outer membrane protein, giving the protein MRKRVTLLIVAFLSVANTYVRAQNRMISGTITDVQGAPVTGSVVVKGTPGIGTTSSATGTFSLSVPQSADSLTISAVGYERQTVAISTAPMRIRMQPDGSLNLNEVVVVGYGTQRKGDLTAPITTVDMNQAVKRTVAAPMEALQGTVSGVQVVSSGAPGAAPTVRIRGVGSFNNESPLYVVDGMFMNDISFLNPNDIADMSVLKDASGAAIYGVRAANGVVIVTTKKGKLNMKPRITYNGYVGFQTPNNVLEMADGAQYAAYAIAKGEKGIVDASVAKFGGQADNPAMNTDWYGALLRSGAMITNHNVDIQGGSEKITYTFGANYLDQDGIMDAKNYVRRYNIRMQAEAKVFDWLKVGVTAHLNNFKNFSPNNAAFRQAYFASPLYPVYDESLELAKPVKFGTSQSLGINSGFWFNNPLATAYYNHNENKGFQVLPNAYVEAQFWNNKLTFRSQISQRYQSTHGIQYTPIYYIDNNQRSDRSYLRSAQTRNTDYILDNLLTYRDGAGPHHWTILLGQSVREERWRETWVSANDVPESSEFWYVGQGAQGTGSATGYGEGGFRNSGVSYFTRGTYDYDNKYLLTATFRADGSSKYQTKWGYFPSVGLGWVISRENFMQDQSLFDNLKIRGSWGLLGNDAIQPNAGYAIVNSGNNTSGIFGSVGSTNGTRIPGYTVNRFFTQVRWEVVEEWDGGLDFAMLNNRLNGTVDYYHRETRDLAFSRPLPFMWDQVYGNWGRVANSGWEIGLNWNDKAGDFGYSIGVNATTLKNRVIDLGGLANIMNGFPEWSAEFPARIEEGQPINYYYGYEVAGVYQNQAEINADPIASKYNQANPGGPIQPGYLKFKDQNDNGELDQADRINLGNYLPKFTYGLNLAFNYKQFDFSTVLQGVSGNKIHNLNRAMRRKYGQMNADAAFIEGLWTGEGSTNSYPSAQGSVAPWNLQASSFFVESGAYLRVQNIQLGYSFDLKKSIPVRIYATADRPFIFTKYNGFTPEVSGMGYDANVYPVSSTYSLGMRVTF; this is encoded by the coding sequence ATGAGAAAGAGAGTTACATTATTAATTGTAGCATTCTTATCTGTTGCCAACACCTATGTAAGAGCACAGAACAGAATGATCTCGGGCACTATTACAGATGTACAGGGTGCCCCCGTTACCGGCTCGGTAGTAGTAAAAGGAACACCCGGCATCGGAACAACAAGCTCTGCTACGGGCACTTTCAGCTTATCAGTTCCTCAGTCGGCCGACTCCCTCACTATTTCGGCTGTAGGATACGAGCGACAAACTGTAGCGATATCCACGGCACCAATGCGTATCCGGATGCAGCCGGATGGTTCTCTTAACTTAAATGAAGTGGTAGTAGTAGGTTACGGAACGCAACGCAAAGGAGATCTGACAGCTCCTATAACGACAGTTGACATGAATCAGGCTGTTAAACGAACCGTTGCTGCACCGATGGAGGCCTTACAAGGTACGGTATCAGGCGTGCAGGTGGTCAGCTCAGGTGCACCGGGGGCCGCTCCAACCGTCAGGATCAGGGGTGTAGGCTCGTTTAACAATGAAAGTCCGCTATATGTGGTCGATGGGATGTTCATGAATGATATCAGTTTCCTGAATCCTAATGATATTGCTGATATGTCGGTATTAAAAGACGCATCAGGCGCCGCCATTTACGGGGTAAGAGCCGCAAACGGTGTTGTTATTGTCACCACCAAAAAGGGGAAGCTGAACATGAAACCACGCATTACCTACAACGGCTACGTAGGCTTTCAAACTCCCAACAACGTCCTGGAAATGGCCGACGGAGCTCAGTACGCCGCTTACGCCATTGCCAAGGGCGAGAAAGGCATTGTAGATGCGTCTGTGGCCAAGTTTGGCGGACAGGCAGACAACCCTGCTATGAATACAGACTGGTATGGAGCGCTGCTCCGCTCGGGAGCAATGATTACAAACCACAACGTCGACATACAGGGTGGCAGCGAAAAGATCACTTACACTTTCGGAGCAAACTACCTGGATCAGGACGGAATTATGGATGCCAAAAACTATGTGCGCAGGTATAATATCCGCATGCAGGCCGAAGCTAAGGTATTCGATTGGTTAAAGGTGGGAGTTACAGCACATCTAAACAACTTCAAAAACTTTTCACCTAACAATGCTGCATTCCGCCAGGCATATTTTGCATCGCCCTTATATCCTGTATACGACGAAAGCCTTGAGTTAGCCAAGCCCGTCAAATTCGGAACGAGCCAGTCATTAGGAATTAACAGTGGCTTTTGGTTTAATAATCCTTTAGCTACCGCTTATTATAATCACAACGAAAACAAAGGCTTTCAGGTATTGCCTAATGCATACGTAGAAGCGCAGTTCTGGAATAATAAGCTAACCTTCCGTTCGCAGATTAGTCAGCGATACCAGTCTACCCATGGCATCCAGTACACGCCGATCTATTACATTGATAACAACCAGCGTTCAGACAGATCTTATCTGCGTTCGGCGCAAACGCGCAATACCGATTACATTCTGGATAATTTGCTGACTTACCGCGATGGGGCTGGCCCGCATCATTGGACAATATTGCTTGGCCAATCGGTTAGAGAAGAGCGCTGGCGCGAAACATGGGTATCAGCCAACGATGTTCCGGAGTCGAGTGAGTTCTGGTATGTAGGCCAGGGTGCCCAGGGGACCGGCTCGGCTACAGGATATGGTGAAGGTGGTTTTCGTAACTCCGGTGTCTCCTACTTTACCCGCGGTACTTACGACTATGACAATAAATACCTGCTTACGGCGACCTTCAGGGCTGACGGAAGCTCTAAATATCAAACCAAATGGGGGTACTTCCCTTCTGTAGGTCTGGGCTGGGTTATCAGTCGGGAAAATTTCATGCAGGACCAGTCCCTCTTCGACAACCTGAAGATCAGGGGAAGCTGGGGGCTGCTGGGTAACGACGCAATTCAGCCGAACGCAGGATACGCTATCGTCAATTCGGGCAATAACACCTCCGGGATCTTCGGAAGCGTAGGATCGACAAATGGTACCCGTATACCGGGATACACCGTAAACAGGTTCTTTACGCAGGTACGATGGGAGGTTGTTGAGGAATGGGACGGAGGTCTCGATTTTGCGATGCTGAATAACCGCCTGAATGGTACTGTGGACTATTACCACCGCGAAACCAGAGATTTGGCATTTAGCCGCCCGCTGCCTTTTATGTGGGACCAGGTGTACGGAAACTGGGGCCGGGTTGCTAACAGTGGCTGGGAAATTGGCCTGAACTGGAACGACAAGGCTGGAGATTTCGGCTATTCTATCGGGGTGAACGCGACCACACTCAAAAACAGAGTAATTGACCTCGGGGGACTTGCCAACATCATGAATGGCTTCCCTGAGTGGTCTGCCGAGTTCCCCGCCCGGATTGAAGAAGGACAGCCGATAAACTATTATTATGGATATGAGGTGGCAGGCGTTTACCAGAATCAAGCAGAAATTAATGCCGATCCTATAGCGAGTAAATATAATCAGGCTAATCCCGGCGGCCCTATCCAACCCGGATATTTAAAGTTTAAAGACCAGAACGATAATGGGGAGCTTGATCAGGCTGACCGTATTAATCTCGGTAATTACCTTCCTAAGTTCACTTATGGATTGAATCTCGCGTTCAATTATAAGCAATTTGATTTCAGCACAGTACTTCAGGGAGTATCTGGGAACAAGATCCATAACCTTAACCGCGCTATGAGGCGCAAATACGGACAAATGAATGCAGATGCTGCCTTTATTGAGGGTCTCTGGACCGGCGAAGGCTCTACCAACAGCTACCCTTCGGCCCAGGGAAGTGTAGCTCCATGGAATTTGCAGGCAAGTTCATTCTTCGTTGAAAGCGGTGCCTATCTCAGGGTGCAGAACATTCAGCTCGGATACAGCTTTGACCTGAAGAAATCTATCCCGGTACGTATCTACGCTACGGCCGACCGGCCTTTTATTTTCACAAAGTATAATGGCTTTACACCCGAAGTCTCGGGTATGGGATACGACGCTAATGTATATCCGGTATCGTCAACTTACAGTTTAGGTATGCGCGTTACGTTTTAA
- a CDS encoding ligand-binding sensor domain-containing protein, with amino-acid sequence MKRFDCLTVFFVLILGTIPLALLSQSSASLPWVKAYSKEDFQGGSRTWVIEQDSRGYLYFANNDGLLTFDGNYWKKFRLPNGTILRSIYIDKNNRVYVGAQGEIGYFEPGINGRLTYTSLNKLVPEGDRNFADVWNTIAMGRSVFFRTTEYIFELRDNKITTHPAPSAWQFLGRTSEGLIAQDKKSGILYYRNNQWLPVSQEALSNVTLSAALPVGGDSTLIATIDNRTFLLRNGKITPMDKTSRQDLYTPSLARIDNQTYVVGSAAGCYIRHIGGQILQHLTTAEGLSSNNVTAVFVDRSKNIWIGTDGGIAVIGYNSAVRFIHPLKSSDLVGYSARVFKGGLYLSTSNGVYRAEINRAAGSKRLSFGEFSLIKGTDGGESWRLDEINGELLLAHNSGVYVLEGSQAKPVAAGIGSWMFLTMTSAFPINRVFVGTYQGIRELSYGDGVFHDVTQLAGHRDSYRFLAKTENGDIWASHPYRGVYRLHLTAPGRYKTRLYTDKDGLPSAFQNFVFTGRNQNLFATKKGIYEFDTKRDRFIPSQIFKQLKDLEINYLKEDGDGNIWFYSGKRLGVLRLRPAGSNKAGVVTFFPELDGYSSEGFESVYPYDVNNVFIGWGKGFIHLDFEKYLKQDSRPVIVLSEVTAVAEHDSTVFGGFNNQRLGTVILPAAFNAFRFAYSATEYGMENRTQYSYWLEGYDEKWSAWSTSTVKHYTNLPSGEYRFKVKALDNRNRESEVFFFPFKISAPWYATFWAYACYLTLAIACVLLLLRWQRQVFYRQQQKYEAQMAHLRYVHQLEVEKHERENEVLAKTKELANTKMQLMENTDTLVRLKDELTKLNLKADEDPKDLKPITLLLRDLERNNKNWSQFALHFDALNDGLLTRLKQKHPNISRTDLKLCAYLRLNFSSKEIAQLQNISIRAVEMHRYRLRKKLGLPTELSLSDYLAGV; translated from the coding sequence ATGAAAAGATTTGACTGTTTGACAGTGTTCTTCGTATTGATTTTAGGTACAATCCCGCTCGCACTTTTAAGTCAGTCTTCTGCCAGTCTTCCCTGGGTAAAGGCATACAGCAAGGAGGATTTCCAGGGCGGATCGCGCACATGGGTAATTGAACAGGATAGTCGCGGCTATCTGTATTTTGCTAATAACGATGGGCTGCTCACATTTGACGGGAATTACTGGAAGAAGTTCCGGCTTCCCAATGGCACCATTCTCCGGTCGATATATATTGATAAAAATAACCGGGTTTATGTTGGAGCTCAGGGAGAGATAGGTTACTTCGAGCCCGGGATTAACGGACGCCTGACATATACATCACTAAATAAACTGGTGCCTGAAGGCGACAGGAATTTTGCGGACGTATGGAATACAATAGCCATGGGCAGATCCGTGTTCTTCAGAACTACCGAGTATATTTTCGAATTGAGGGACAACAAGATCACCACACATCCTGCTCCTTCAGCGTGGCAGTTCCTCGGGCGAACAAGTGAAGGGCTGATCGCCCAGGATAAGAAGAGCGGTATACTATATTACAGAAACAACCAATGGTTGCCCGTTTCGCAAGAGGCACTTAGCAATGTGACTCTTTCCGCTGCACTGCCTGTAGGAGGGGATAGTACGCTGATCGCCACAATTGACAACCGTACGTTCCTGCTTCGAAATGGTAAGATCACTCCAATGGATAAGACCTCCCGTCAGGATCTGTATACTCCATCGCTGGCGAGGATCGACAACCAAACCTATGTGGTTGGGTCTGCCGCCGGTTGTTATATACGGCATATAGGGGGGCAGATACTGCAACACCTTACTACGGCCGAGGGGTTATCGAGTAATAATGTCACAGCCGTATTTGTTGACCGGTCAAAAAATATATGGATAGGTACAGACGGTGGTATCGCCGTGATCGGATATAACAGCGCCGTGCGGTTTATCCATCCGCTGAAGAGCAGTGACCTTGTAGGTTACTCTGCACGTGTTTTTAAGGGAGGTTTATATTTGTCCACTTCAAATGGCGTGTACCGTGCAGAGATAAACCGTGCTGCCGGAAGCAAGCGTCTTTCATTCGGCGAGTTTAGCCTTATAAAAGGCACTGATGGCGGCGAGTCATGGCGGCTCGATGAAATTAACGGGGAACTATTGCTTGCCCATAATTCGGGTGTTTATGTCCTCGAAGGTAGCCAGGCGAAACCAGTTGCTGCAGGGATCGGTTCCTGGATGTTCCTGACTATGACATCGGCCTTTCCCATAAATCGCGTATTTGTTGGTACATATCAGGGTATCCGGGAACTGAGCTACGGTGACGGCGTTTTCCATGATGTCACTCAGCTGGCCGGCCACCGGGATTCTTACCGGTTCCTTGCCAAAACTGAAAATGGCGACATATGGGCTTCTCATCCTTACCGTGGCGTTTATCGCCTGCACCTTACAGCACCCGGAAGGTATAAAACCCGGCTCTATACGGATAAGGACGGACTGCCTTCAGCTTTCCAGAACTTCGTTTTTACGGGCAGGAACCAGAATTTATTTGCCACAAAAAAAGGGATTTACGAATTCGACACTAAACGCGACAGGTTCATTCCATCGCAGATATTCAAACAACTTAAAGATCTCGAGATAAATTATCTTAAGGAGGACGGTGATGGGAACATCTGGTTTTACAGCGGCAAAAGATTAGGTGTATTGCGGCTCCGTCCCGCCGGGAGCAATAAGGCAGGTGTGGTTACTTTCTTTCCTGAATTAGATGGTTACAGCTCAGAGGGATTTGAAAGTGTTTATCCATATGACGTCAATAATGTCTTTATAGGTTGGGGCAAGGGATTTATACACCTGGACTTCGAAAAGTATCTCAAACAAGACTCCAGGCCCGTTATCGTATTGTCGGAGGTAACTGCCGTGGCAGAACACGATAGCACCGTATTCGGTGGTTTCAATAACCAGCGATTGGGCACTGTCATTCTGCCGGCTGCTTTTAATGCTTTTCGCTTTGCGTATAGTGCAACTGAATATGGCATGGAAAACCGGACACAGTACAGCTATTGGTTAGAAGGATACGATGAGAAGTGGTCTGCCTGGAGCACAAGCACAGTGAAGCACTATACCAATTTACCCAGTGGCGAGTACCGGTTTAAAGTGAAGGCCCTGGATAACAGGAACCGAGAATCGGAAGTGTTCTTTTTCCCTTTTAAGATCAGTGCACCATGGTATGCCACCTTTTGGGCTTATGCCTGCTATTTAACATTGGCAATCGCCTGCGTTTTATTGTTATTAAGATGGCAGAGGCAGGTTTTTTACCGGCAGCAACAAAAATACGAAGCCCAAATGGCGCACCTGCGATATGTGCATCAGTTGGAAGTGGAAAAACATGAAAGAGAAAATGAAGTGCTGGCAAAGACAAAAGAACTAGCCAATACAAAAATGCAGTTAATGGAAAATACAGATACTCTGGTGCGGCTTAAAGATGAGTTAACGAAATTAAACCTAAAGGCTGACGAGGATCCAAAAGATTTGAAACCAATTACCTTGCTGCTCAGGGATCTTGAAAGGAATAATAAAAATTGGAGTCAGTTCGCACTGCATTTTGATGCCCTCAACGACGGTCTGCTAACCCGTCTCAAGCAAAAACATCCCAATATATCCCGTACCGACCTGAAGCTTTGTGCCTACTTGCGGCTCAATTTCTCCTCGAAAGAAATTGCCCAGTTGCAGAATATTTCCATCCGTGCAGTAGAAATGCACCGCTACCGTCTGCGGAAGAAACTGGGTCTGCCCACAGAGTTGTCGCTTAGCGATTATCTCGCGGGGGTATAA
- a CDS encoding HD domain-containing protein → MNFEQLQKQIDFIHEIDKIKYIQRRTRLFNSDRTENDAEHSWHLALMAIVLSEHSDQKIDLLKVVKMLLIHDLVEIDAGDVFLYDTVVNHTNTEAELAAARRIFGLLPSEQANELISVWEEFEAGETAESKFARAMDRMEPLLQNRSNSGGTWKEFNVQYDKVVEKKSVIKHGSQVLWSYAKKLIDQSVEDGILQK, encoded by the coding sequence ATGAACTTCGAACAACTTCAAAAACAGATTGATTTCATTCACGAAATTGATAAAATAAAATATATACAGCGTAGAACGCGTCTTTTTAATAGTGATCGCACAGAAAATGATGCAGAGCATAGCTGGCATCTTGCCTTGATGGCTATTGTTTTATCAGAGCATAGCGATCAAAAAATAGATCTGCTAAAAGTTGTGAAGATGTTATTGATCCACGACTTGGTGGAAATCGATGCCGGCGACGTCTTTTTATATGATACAGTTGTTAACCATACAAATACAGAAGCAGAATTAGCAGCGGCCCGGCGGATATTCGGTCTGCTGCCATCAGAGCAGGCAAATGAACTTATTTCAGTTTGGGAAGAGTTTGAGGCAGGCGAAACGGCAGAATCTAAGTTTGCCCGTGCAATGGACCGGATGGAACCATTGTTACAAAACAGATCAAACAGCGGCGGTACCTGGAAAGAGTTTAATGTGCAGTATGATAAGGTTGTAGAGAAGAAGAGCGTTATAAAGCATGGTTCGCAAGTATTGTGGAGTTATGCTAAAAAACTGATTGACCAGAGTGTTGAAGACGGCATTTTGCAAAAATAA
- a CDS encoding NAD(P)-binding protein, which produces MVTCEIAVIGGGISGLTFAHYVSLKGHQVKVFEKEKGGGCIHSYFIDQHYIDFGAHTLTNRYATVLEILERYKATDQVCKPLTLKFEGYGKKGFFRLFSKINCIELLRSAFTGFGTKKQNLSVRSFYSKILGTKNYLNFFHYLFQAILCQDPDHYPAGQLFRKRRRNRKYPKSFSLKKGLDQILDIIAGNPSISTEYYNITKITKEGELHVLWSGPAQVAQTKSICLACDPKSASLLLGDGWPALAGLLRRFPVVQVQSLLIGSNNAMTFSKRNKSLIGFDQPFYSAILYVIDDIKYWLFHFKENTMPVAERIRVIGEIFSAKQDEIFVVAARSALLPAISVECLALQSEIDMQTRDSAIFITGNYMNGLSVEDCCSRAKNEAERFHAAITQNPG; this is translated from the coding sequence ATGGTAACTTGTGAAATCGCCGTTATTGGCGGGGGAATAAGCGGACTTACATTCGCCCATTATGTAAGCCTTAAAGGACATCAAGTTAAGGTCTTCGAAAAGGAAAAGGGTGGTGGTTGTATTCACAGCTACTTTATAGATCAACATTATATAGATTTTGGTGCGCATACTCTTACTAACAGATATGCTACCGTATTAGAAATTCTGGAACGTTATAAGGCTACAGATCAAGTTTGTAAACCTTTAACGCTGAAATTTGAAGGATACGGAAAGAAGGGTTTTTTCAGACTCTTCAGTAAAATCAATTGCATAGAATTGTTGCGTTCGGCCTTTACGGGATTCGGTACAAAGAAGCAGAATTTGTCGGTCCGCTCTTTTTACTCGAAAATCCTGGGGACAAAGAACTACCTGAATTTCTTTCATTATTTATTCCAGGCTATTCTTTGCCAGGATCCCGACCATTATCCCGCAGGGCAATTGTTCAGAAAAAGGAGACGTAACAGGAAATACCCCAAGTCATTTTCTTTAAAGAAGGGTCTCGATCAGATTCTTGATATTATTGCCGGGAACCCTTCTATCAGTACAGAATACTATAATATAACCAAGATTACTAAAGAGGGTGAGTTGCATGTTTTGTGGAGCGGACCGGCACAGGTGGCACAAACAAAGTCTATATGCCTGGCTTGTGATCCGAAGAGTGCATCTCTTCTGCTGGGCGACGGCTGGCCAGCTCTTGCCGGATTACTCCGGCGTTTTCCGGTAGTGCAGGTACAGTCTCTTTTGATTGGAAGTAACAATGCAATGACGTTCAGCAAGCGGAACAAAAGTCTTATTGGATTTGATCAGCCTTTTTATTCAGCAATTCTTTACGTTATCGATGACATCAAGTACTGGCTCTTTCATTTTAAGGAAAATACGATGCCGGTAGCAGAGAGGATCCGCGTGATCGGCGAAATCTTTTCCGCCAAGCAGGATGAAATATTTGTTGTTGCTGCTAGATCGGCTTTACTGCCCGCTATATCTGTGGAGTGTTTGGCACTGCAGTCGGAAATAGATATGCAGACCAGGGATTCGGCTATCTTTATCACGGGTAATTATATGAACGGTTTATCTGTCGAAGATTGTTGCTCGAGGGCAAAAAACGAAGCTGAAAGGTTTCATGCCGCAATTACTCAAAATCCAGGATAG
- a CDS encoding LytR/AlgR family response regulator transcription factor, whose protein sequence is MNCIIVDDEPLARKAIQKLVNETENLESIASFNGADATREFLKNNTVDLVFLDIQMPGVNGIEFARTIPKNTLVVFTTAFHEFASESYDVDAIDYLIKPVKLERFKKAVEKAHTYCKLFHTEHTNSNIENITADYIFVRAERRIFKVHFRDILYIEGLKDYVIIYIETQKVITLMNIKTIHELLPKSFFVRVSKSYIINVNNIDSVDNNTVYIGENEIPIGNIYRDYFFNEFVTRKILSK, encoded by the coding sequence ATGAACTGCATAATAGTAGATGATGAGCCTTTAGCAAGAAAAGCAATCCAAAAACTGGTTAACGAGACGGAAAATCTGGAATCTATAGCTTCATTTAACGGAGCAGATGCTACAAGAGAATTTCTAAAAAATAATACCGTTGATTTAGTATTTCTTGATATTCAAATGCCAGGAGTGAATGGAATTGAATTTGCCAGAACTATTCCTAAGAACACCTTAGTGGTGTTTACCACAGCTTTTCATGAGTTTGCTTCCGAGAGTTATGACGTAGACGCTATTGACTATTTGATCAAGCCTGTAAAGTTGGAGCGCTTTAAAAAAGCGGTTGAAAAAGCACATACGTATTGTAAGTTATTTCATACTGAACATACAAACAGCAACATAGAAAACATAACTGCTGATTATATTTTTGTAAGAGCAGAACGCAGAATATTCAAAGTACATTTTAGAGATATACTTTATATTGAAGGGTTAAAGGATTATGTTATCATTTACATAGAAACACAAAAAGTGATCACTCTTATGAATATTAAAACTATTCATGAATTGCTTCCGAAAAGTTTTTTTGTCAGAGTCAGCAAATCTTACATCATCAATGTAAACAACATAGATTCTGTAGATAACAATACAGTATATATTGGGGAAAACGAAATTCCGATCGGCAATATTTACAGGGACTACTTTTTCAATGAATTTGTAACCAGAAAGATTTTGAGCAAGTAA
- a CDS encoding sensor histidine kinase: MVLIIASAAVKLFQQWISDAQLIHDLDLAKTNAELKQLKNQINPHFLFNMLNNANVLIEDDPKKASQVLMKLSDLLRYQLYDSSRDKVLLTSEIHFLEDFLNLEKVRRDNFNFLISKEGELSGVQVPPLLFISFVENAVKHNNDSAKLSYVNLFFDVRHNELFFKCINSKPAVKAVNKSEGLGLANIKRRLELLFPSLHDLKIEDYSETYCVTLTLKL, translated from the coding sequence ATGGTGCTTATTATAGCATCGGCAGCAGTTAAGTTATTTCAGCAGTGGATATCGGACGCTCAACTGATTCATGATCTGGACCTGGCCAAAACTAATGCTGAGTTGAAACAACTCAAGAATCAGATCAATCCGCATTTTCTTTTTAATATGCTCAACAATGCTAATGTTTTAATTGAAGATGACCCTAAAAAAGCTTCGCAGGTTTTGATGAAACTAAGCGATCTGCTTCGTTATCAACTTTATGACAGTTCGAGAGATAAGGTTTTATTAACCTCAGAGATCCATTTCTTAGAAGATTTTTTAAACCTGGAAAAGGTCAGGCGGGATAATTTTAATTTTTTAATATCCAAAGAGGGTGAATTGAGTGGAGTGCAGGTTCCTCCCTTATTATTTATCTCATTTGTTGAAAATGCTGTAAAACACAATAATGACTCAGCGAAATTATCCTATGTAAATTTGTTTTTTGATGTTCGCCATAATGAGCTTTTTTTCAAATGCATAAACTCAAAACCTGCCGTAAAAGCAGTTAATAAATCCGAGGGATTAGGCCTGGCTAATATTAAAAGGCGATTAGAACTATTGTTCCCTTCTTTACATGATTTAAAAATTGAAGACTATTCGGAAACGTACTGCGTTACCTTAACTTTAAAATTATAA